Within Chloroflexaceae bacterium, the genomic segment ATCGGGTCGAGCAGTGGCACATTGGGGTTGGCCGGGCGGAAACCAAACGACATCGCGGCGCGCTGGCTCTCTTCGGTGAGCAGAAATTCGTAGAAGCGCTCGGCAGCGGCCCGCTCGTCAGCGGTGGCGCTGGCCATGATGATAAATGGGTTGTCGTGCCAGAAGGTGCCTTCTGCCGGATAGATCGCCACCAGTGGCGTCGGTGGCGGGTTGAATTTGTTGAAGTCGATGAGCGTAATCTCTTCCATCGGGAAGGCTGAGATGTAGCTCATGCCAAACTTCTTCATGTTCTCGCTAAAGATCAGCGTGTTATAGCCATAGTGTTTGATGCTGCGGCCTAGCTCGCGGATGAAACGAGTGGCCTGCTCGCTCTGCACATCGGCGACGGTCAAGCCATCGCGTTTGCCGGTAGCGGCATAAAACTCGGCGATCAGCGTGCTGAGCGCAGTCGTGCTGATTTCTGGATCGGTATGGCCCCACGAAAAACGGCCCCATTCCGGGTGACCAAAGCGGCCCCAGCCTTGCGGGTCGTTGCTTAGGTCGAGCATGTCCTTCCAGCCGATCGGTTTATTCGGCCAACCCATCGCCTCGGCCATCGGTTTCCACATCGCAATCACCACCGGCGTGAGTACCAGCGGCTTATTGGAAACGGCCACATT encodes:
- a CDS encoding ABC transporter substrate-binding protein; the encoded protein is NVAVSNKPLVLTPVVIAMWKPMAEAMGWPNKPIGWKDMLDLSNDPQGWGRFGHPEWGRFSWGHTDPEISTTALSTLIAEFYAATGKRDGLTVADVQSEQATRFIRELGRSIKHYGYNTLIFSENMKKFGMSYISAFPMEEITLIDFNKFNPPPTPLVAIYPAEGTFWHDNPFIIMASATADERAAAERFYEFLLTEESQRAAMSFGFRPANPNVPLLDPISPAFGADPQGVQTVLAVPPAEVIVAIKNSWSLNRKRADILLV